A window from gamma proteobacterium SS-5 encodes these proteins:
- the murC gene encoding UDP-N-acetylmuramate--L-alanine ligase: MSPSARQDWIRNRVQHIHFVGIGGVGMSGIAEVMANLGYRVSGSDLRDSPTVEHLRGVGIEVHIGHAEGHISGCNVVVVSSAIDETNPEIQAARRALIPVVRRAEMLAELMRFRFGIAIAGTHGKTTTTSLATSLLAEGGLDPTFVIGGKLNSADCNAKLGESDFLVAEADESDASFLYLQPMIAVVTNVDADHMGTYGNDFERLRDTFLEFLHHLPFYGWAVVCIDDEHARGLLAQIARPVITYGEHPEADVRALDIRFEGLQTRFTLRQSGHADLPLCLNLPGRHNVLNALAAITVARLLQVEDAPMAAALLGFQGIGRRFQVRELDLPQGPISLVDDYGHHPREIEATLQAARDSWPGRRLVLVFQPHRYSRTQEQFDDFVICLSKADVLLLCEVYPAGEEPIPGADGRSLIRAIRQRGLVEPVLVDPLDELAEVLAAQLQPHDLLLTLGAGNIGSASARLPQQLEALV, translated from the coding sequence ATGAGCCCAAGCGCGCGTCAGGACTGGATCAGAAATCGGGTGCAGCACATCCACTTCGTCGGCATCGGCGGCGTCGGCATGAGCGGCATCGCCGAGGTCATGGCCAACCTGGGTTACCGGGTCAGCGGCTCGGACCTGCGCGACAGCCCTACGGTAGAGCATCTGCGCGGCGTCGGCATCGAGGTGCATATCGGCCATGCCGAAGGCCACATCAGTGGCTGCAACGTGGTGGTGGTATCCAGCGCCATCGACGAGACCAACCCAGAGATCCAGGCGGCGCGGCGGGCGCTGATCCCGGTGGTGCGCCGCGCCGAGATGCTGGCCGAGCTGATGCGCTTTCGCTTCGGCATCGCCATCGCCGGCACCCACGGCAAGACCACCACCACCAGCCTCGCTACCAGCCTGCTGGCGGAGGGCGGGCTGGACCCGACCTTTGTCATCGGCGGCAAGCTCAACAGCGCCGATTGCAATGCCAAGCTGGGCGAGAGCGATTTTCTTGTCGCCGAGGCGGATGAGAGCGATGCCTCTTTTCTCTATCTACAGCCGATGATCGCCGTGGTCACCAACGTGGATGCCGATCACATGGGCACCTACGGCAACGACTTCGAGCGCCTGCGCGATACCTTTCTCGAGTTCCTGCACCATCTGCCCTTCTATGGCTGGGCGGTGGTCTGCATCGACGACGAGCACGCCCGTGGGCTGCTGGCGCAGATCGCCCGGCCGGTGATCACCTACGGCGAGCACCCCGAGGCCGATGTACGCGCCCTGGATATCCGCTTCGAGGGCCTGCAAACCCGTTTCACCCTGCGCCAGAGCGGCCATGCCGATCTGCCCCTGTGCCTCAACCTGCCGGGACGGCACAACGTGCTCAACGCCCTGGCGGCAATCACGGTGGCGCGTCTGCTGCAAGTGGAGGATGCGCCCATGGCCGCCGCCCTGCTCGGCTTTCAGGGCATAGGGCGGCGCTTTCAGGTGCGCGAGCTGGACCTGCCCCAGGGCCCCATCAGCCTGGTGGATGACTACGGCCACCACCCACGGGAGATCGAGGCCACCCTACAGGCAGCGCGGGATAGCTGGCCGGGGCGGCGCTTGGTGCTGGTATTCCAGCCGCACCGCTACAGCCGCACCCAGGAGCAGTTCGACGACTTTGTCATCTGCCTGTCCAAGGCCGACGTGCTGCTGCTGTGCGAGGTCTATCCCGCCGGTGAGGAGCCCATCCCCGGTGCCGATGGGCGCAGCCTGATCCGCGCCATCCGCCAGCGCGGGCTGGTGGAGCCGGTGCTGGTGGACCCGCTGGATGAGCTGGCCGAGGTACTCGCCGCCCAGTTGCAGCCCCATGACCTGCTGCTCACCCTGGGCGCGGGCAACATAGGTAGCGCCTCGGCGCGCCTGCCGCAACAGCTGGAGGCCTTGGTATGA
- the ftsW gene encoding putative lipid II flippase FtsW: protein MSSANSSQAFSPSQAISVRLSSLPAMDYILLLTLLGLLALGLVMVTSASLHRSGTNPLFYMNRHLLALALGLVAAYLTLQIPLRHLQRFGTWLYVIGLALLVLVLIPGVGREVNGAVRWISLGPINFQGSEFMKLFMVIYVASYIVRREREVVHTLGGALKPMLLVAIACVLLLMQPDFGTVAVLVMTVLGMLFLGGVPVWQFAILVGGVVAAGLFLVVFEPYRLARVTSFLDPWADPLNSGFQLTQALIAFGRGEWLGVGLGAGIQKLYYLPEAHTDFILAVIGEELGLLGTLSVIGLFGLVIWRAFVIAIQAQQRGRRFAANLAYGFALWVFVQAAINIGVNIGLFPTKGLTLPFISYGSNSILAACVFAALLLRVDWENRHLSDEEARWQGS, encoded by the coding sequence ATGAGCAGCGCCAACTCCAGCCAGGCCTTCAGCCCCAGCCAGGCCATCAGCGTACGCCTGAGCAGCCTACCGGCGATGGACTACATCCTGCTGCTGACCCTGCTCGGCCTGCTCGCGCTGGGGCTGGTGATGGTCACCTCCGCCTCCCTGCACCGCTCCGGGACCAATCCGCTGTTCTACATGAACCGCCACCTGCTCGCCCTGGCGCTGGGCCTGGTGGCGGCCTATCTGACCCTGCAGATACCCCTGCGCCATCTACAGCGCTTCGGCACCTGGCTCTATGTCATCGGCCTGGCCCTGCTGGTGCTGGTGCTGATCCCCGGCGTGGGCCGTGAGGTCAACGGCGCGGTGCGCTGGATCAGCCTGGGGCCGATCAACTTCCAGGGCTCGGAGTTCATGAAGCTGTTCATGGTGATCTATGTCGCCAGCTACATAGTGCGCCGCGAAAGAGAGGTGGTACACACCCTGGGCGGTGCCCTCAAGCCCATGCTGCTGGTGGCCATCGCCTGCGTGCTGCTGCTCATGCAGCCGGACTTCGGCACCGTCGCCGTGCTGGTGATGACGGTGCTGGGCATGCTCTTTCTCGGCGGCGTACCGGTCTGGCAGTTTGCCATCCTGGTGGGCGGCGTGGTGGCGGCCGGGCTGTTCCTGGTGGTGTTCGAGCCCTATCGCCTGGCGCGGGTGACCAGCTTCCTCGACCCCTGGGCCGATCCGCTCAACTCCGGCTTTCAGCTGACCCAGGCGCTGATCGCCTTCGGCCGGGGCGAATGGCTGGGGGTAGGGCTGGGGGCTGGCATCCAGAAGCTCTATTACCTGCCCGAGGCGCATACCGACTTCATCCTGGCGGTGATTGGCGAGGAGTTGGGCCTGCTCGGTACCCTGAGCGTGATCGGCCTGTTTGGCCTGGTCATCTGGCGCGCCTTCGTCATCGCCATCCAGGCCCAGCAGCGGGGGCGGCGCTTTGCCGCCAACCTGGCCTATGGCTTTGCCCTCTGGGTATTCGTCCAGGCCGCCATCAACATCGGCGTGAACATCGGACTGTTTCCCACCAAGGGCCTGACCCTGCCCTTCATCAGCTACGGCAGCAACAGTATCCTCGCCGCCTGCGTGTTTGCCGCCCTGCTGTTGCGGGTGGACTGGGAAAACCGGCATCTATCGGATGAGGAGGCCAGATGGCAAGGATCCTGA
- a CDS encoding UDP-N-acetylmuramoyl-L-alanine--D-glutamate ligase, with the protein MLARTQHQHPLQGQGHFSARPLQGKVLVVGLGKTGLSVVRYLMQRGHEVAVTDSRAQPPGLEACREHWPDLPLFVGGFEASAFAAADSLVVSPGVSLEEPLIAQAIRQGKPVLGDVELFARAVQAPVVAITGSNGKSTVTSLLAEMAKAAGIQAVAGANLGEPVLDLLGQKAELFILELSSFQLDCLSSLRPRLAALLNISADHMDRYPDLAAYRDAKARVFLGAEAGLINRDDPLIQQTLPLGLACRSFGLDEPEGDDYGLRQIDGRPWLCRGQQALLACAELLIPGRHNWANALAAWALAEGLGLDDVGIAQVLRRFTGLPHRTQLVRQLRGVRWYNDSKGTNPGATLAALQGLAEQGEGRVLLIAGGDCKGADFSELAPAVAAHARAVILIGRDAPLIEAALAGHTPLLHAADMKQAVAQAQAQARPGDSVLLSPACASLDMFDNYMHRGDVFIRAVEGLPT; encoded by the coding sequence ATGCTGGCCAGAACCCAACATCAACATCCACTCCAAGGCCAGGGCCATTTCTCTGCCCGCCCCCTGCAGGGCAAGGTGCTGGTGGTGGGCCTGGGAAAGACCGGGCTGTCGGTGGTGCGCTACCTGATGCAGCGGGGCCATGAGGTGGCGGTGACCGACAGCCGGGCGCAGCCGCCGGGGCTGGAGGCGTGCCGTGAGCACTGGCCGGACCTGCCGCTGTTTGTCGGCGGCTTCGAGGCCAGCGCCTTTGCCGCCGCCGATTCCCTGGTGGTCAGCCCCGGTGTGTCCCTGGAGGAGCCCCTGATTGCCCAGGCCATACGCCAGGGCAAGCCGGTGCTGGGGGATGTGGAACTGTTTGCCCGCGCCGTGCAGGCCCCGGTGGTGGCCATCACCGGCTCCAACGGCAAGAGCACGGTCACCAGCCTGCTGGCGGAGATGGCCAAGGCCGCCGGTATCCAGGCCGTCGCTGGGGCCAATCTGGGTGAACCGGTGCTGGACCTGCTGGGCCAGAAGGCTGAGCTCTTCATCCTGGAGCTGTCCAGTTTTCAGCTGGACTGCCTGTCTTCCCTGCGCCCCCGGCTGGCGGCCCTGCTCAACATCTCCGCCGATCACATGGACCGTTACCCGGACCTGGCGGCCTATAGAGACGCCAAGGCGCGGGTGTTTCTGGGGGCCGAGGCGGGACTGATCAACCGTGACGATCCCCTGATCCAGCAGACTCTGCCCTTGGGCCTGGCCTGCCGCAGCTTCGGCCTGGACGAGCCGGAGGGGGATGACTACGGCCTGCGCCAGATAGACGGCCGCCCCTGGCTGTGCCGTGGGCAGCAGGCCCTGCTCGCCTGCGCCGAGCTGCTCATCCCCGGTCGCCATAACTGGGCCAATGCCCTCGCCGCCTGGGCCCTGGCCGAGGGGCTGGGCCTGGATGATGTCGGCATCGCCCAGGTGTTGCGCCGCTTCACCGGCCTGCCCCACCGCACCCAGCTGGTGCGCCAGCTGCGCGGGGTGCGCTGGTACAACGACTCCAAGGGAACCAATCCCGGCGCCACCCTGGCGGCGCTGCAAGGGCTGGCCGAACAGGGCGAGGGCCGGGTGCTGCTGATCGCCGGTGGCGACTGCAAGGGCGCTGATTTCAGCGAGCTGGCCCCGGCCGTGGCGGCCCACGCCCGGGCGGTGATCCTCATCGGCCGCGATGCGCCCCTGATCGAGGCGGCCCTGGCCGGTCATACGCCCCTGCTCCATGCCGCCGACATGAAACAGGCGGTGGCCCAGGCCCAGGCCCAGGCCCGGCCCGGCGATAGCGTGCTGCTGTCACCGGCCTGCGCCAGCCTAGATATGTTCGATAACTACATGCACCGGGGCGATGTCTTCATCCGCGCCGTGGAGGGCCTGCCGACATGA
- the murG gene encoding undecaprenyldiphospho-muramoylpentapeptide beta-N-acetylglucosaminyltransferase has product MARILIMAAGTGGHVFPGLALARELIRRGHSISWLGTPNGMENRLVPSAGIELDAIAIKGLRGNGLLRWLAAPLSLARALWQAAAVLRRRRPDLVIGMGGFVSGPGGLMARLLGIPLLIHEQNAVPGLANRLLSRIAKRVLQAFPDSFAESAKLRTVGNPVRREIAELAAPEQRYGLRQGPARLLIIGGSLGAKALNEQTPLALAGLSLSPTSALEVRHQSGRNQAESTAAAYRGLGIEAQVSEFIEDMAEAYAWCDLILCRAGALTVSELAAAGVPAILVPYPHAVDDHQTRNAAYLADAGAARLLPQEQMTPASLAGLLGELLTDRAGLLQMARQARALGQADATERVADICEEVLTA; this is encoded by the coding sequence ATGGCAAGGATCCTGATCATGGCCGCCGGTACCGGTGGCCACGTCTTCCCTGGCCTGGCCCTGGCCCGTGAGTTGATCCGGCGCGGCCACAGCATCAGTTGGCTGGGTACGCCCAATGGCATGGAGAATCGCCTGGTACCGAGCGCCGGGATCGAACTGGACGCCATCGCCATCAAGGGCCTGCGCGGCAACGGCCTGCTACGCTGGCTGGCCGCGCCGCTGAGCCTGGCCCGCGCCCTCTGGCAAGCCGCTGCGGTGCTGCGTCGGCGTCGGCCCGATCTGGTGATCGGCATGGGCGGCTTTGTCAGCGGTCCCGGCGGGCTCATGGCCCGGCTGCTGGGCATCCCCCTGCTGATCCATGAGCAGAATGCCGTACCGGGTCTGGCCAATCGCCTGCTGTCACGCATCGCCAAGCGGGTGCTGCAGGCCTTTCCCGATAGTTTCGCCGAATCTGCCAAGCTGCGCACGGTGGGCAACCCGGTGCGCCGGGAGATCGCCGAGCTGGCCGCCCCCGAGCAGCGTTATGGCCTGCGCCAAGGCCCGGCGCGGCTGTTGATCATCGGCGGCTCCCTGGGTGCCAAGGCCTTGAACGAACAGACCCCTCTGGCCCTGGCCGGGCTGTCGCTGTCGCCAACCTCGGCCCTGGAGGTGCGCCATCAGAGCGGGCGCAACCAGGCCGAGAGCACGGCAGCCGCTTATCGCGGCCTGGGCATAGAGGCCCAGGTCAGCGAGTTCATCGAGGACATGGCCGAGGCCTATGCCTGGTGCGACCTGATCCTCTGTCGTGCCGGTGCCCTGACCGTGTCCGAGCTGGCCGCCGCCGGGGTGCCCGCCATCCTGGTGCCCTATCCCCATGCGGTGGATGATCATCAGACGCGCAACGCCGCCTATCTGGCCGATGCCGGGGCGGCACGGCTGCTGCCCCAGGAGCAGATGACCCCGGCCAGCCTGGCGGGGCTGCTCGGTGAGTTGCTGACCGATCGTGCTGGATTGCTGCAGATGGCGCGGCAGGCCCGCGCCCTGGGTCAGGCCGATGCCACCGAGCGGGTGGCGGATATCTGCGAGGAGGTGCTGACAGCATGA